A segment of the Nymphalis io chromosome 7, ilAglIoxx1.1, whole genome shotgun sequence genome:
aatatttcatatcgaCTAGATTAGCTACTATTTTTTAGCAATGATATTTTAGAGTTACTGAAGAAAGTCTGTCTATCTTGCAGTTTACTTGAACTATGTAGACGGGCTTTgcgcaagcacgtctgggtaggtactaccctctcatcagatattctactgctaaacagtattacaatagtattgttgtttcggtttgaagggtcagtaagccagtgtaactacaggctaaagggacattacatcttcgttcacaaggttggtagcgattgcattggcgatgtaagtaatggtgaATATGCCTTACATCGATaatgtctgtgggcggtggCCAtataacatcaggtggcccgtttggCCGTCCGTctatctataacataaataaaaagtgctcgtatatttaaaaacataccgaaattttaaacataaaacttatagaATGGTAACCctgattatatacaaaaatcgaacgtttaatattaatactatactGTTAAAGAAACGTATGAGCAATAGTTATGGATTGTGTTATTGCTAAAATGTATAGTAAGGCGTGCTATAAAATGTAGCACGAATTATATTTTTGGttgatttcaaatttaaattatttcattaaaaattcatattaacAAAAGCAATAACTAGAATCGGTTCTGAAAAGAAAATACCTTGATCTGAGAACCGGAAAAACGAACTCGGTTAGCATCTATGAtaagcaaatttttaaattgtttagattttcaatataataaagaaaaagctTCCAGGCAATCatgtattatattgaaaatttataagtTAACCCGTAATTGTTACCGCGCGATTAGGGATAGTAAgtcacttataaattaaatatagagaaTAGTGATTACAAAATCAAGTGTTTGACATGTCTTGATTGCTCCCCCATCCTATTTAAAGcaaatttatttctcaatacaagttttaatacaataattatatttttttaaagttaatcaGTAGGCACACAGGCAAATGACCCACCTGAtcgtaaatggtcaccatcgcccatagataaTGGCACTGTAAGCGGTATTGACCGTCCCATCATCGACAACGcgctatcaaccttgggaattaagatgttatgtcccttgtgtactTGTGTtgtgtaagtgagccagtgtacacaacaatactaagtaaagctgtttggcggtagaatatgtaatgagtataTGGTATCTTATTCAGACGCGCTTGCGCATAGCCGTTTTCAAAGCAAACCGATTGATAAGgaacttacaatttataatgtagATGGacacaatatatgatataaaaacattctttattatatttattgcttaGGCATATCCAAAACGATACAATGCGAATATTCACATTATTGAGCACCAAATTCACACATTACGCACTTCATATGTTTTACATTGCATTTTTCAGTTTGCCTGGTTGAAAATGTCTTGTGTCTCGTAAGCCCTTATCAGGTAGGCTTAAATTGACATTTGCTAGTTAAGAaacggaaaaaaaatattaaaaaatcacatCGAATATCCTTGTCTATATTTATCTATCAAGTATGCTTTTCAATGGATTTGTTGGTTTtgctttatatcatttataccAGGCATAAGTAAAGTCACTTATCCAACCTTGTGTAATGTGTGTGATAATTGCCGGCACTGGCAGTtagttaatagttttaaatggtATTGACATAAGCTTGGAATGCGTCAGcttgtgataaaatataatggcgAAATACATTCTTTTCTTTGAATATAACACCTTGTTaatgactttaaaaaaatatttaataccctTTTTGAAAGGGATTCTGAAATGCTGACAGTCATGAGCAAATTGCTCTCGTTTATTTGTCCAACGTTCTATGGTATAGATATAGAAGTTCAAGTTCAAGATGAATTTAATAAAGCTTTTGTGTGCCTTTGATACGGACATAGTTTGCGACAAAACAGCCGAACACAGCCGCCAAGaactgaaacaaaaataaagttattcagttcaatttataacaaattgaaCGTTTATATTGTAGAACACACGCACAAAGAaggaatatattgttttttttgagCTAGAAACCATCTCGAGCGTATACAGAAAATCTCATCAAAAGTTTAATCACAATCGGACGAGTAGTTTAGGAACtcatagaggacaaacatacaaacattgatttttctttaaatgtataGAATATAGATagtaacaacaaataaaataaacaaaatcgaaaCCTTTTAGATCACCTTTCATTACTATCAACAGATACAGCTGCACATATATAATGCACGTTTCCATGctcgtgttttaatttttaattttaggttaAGATAATGCTATCTCACCAagattttaagtaaatactGATGTTTTTACCTCAAAGACAGCTACTATGCCGGCAATAATAATCGTCGCTAAGCCAATCACGTAGAAAAAGTCCTCTATTACTTTATCGCATCCTTTGAAAGAATTTAGAACAGTGCAAACAGGTCGAAGGCAGCACGAATCCGGCAACGTAACGTTGAGATACGAAGCAGGACCCAAGGGGCCGCAACATACGAACTgtgaatacataaaaaaacattagaatAGGCGATTTTGGTATGtgtgtttgtaatggataaactcaaaatctaCTTAACTGatgttaaaatttctttcaataatttatcagcgagtaacatattttattatcaaaataattagagATCCCTACGAAAATAGCAATAATGTTACCCAACGTATGAATTTTCTTCCTATAGAAGTCATTATGGCTTATAAAAGATGTCCGGACGAAGTCGGGCCGGGCcacaatttacatattaatcatCTAGTTTTTGTTTCTCTATCTTTACatcttcaatttataaaataatttgaaaattatatagttgacaagttatttttaatataaatataacttactaTTCTCTCGATATTCTGGAAGTCCAATGGATCATTGATAAACGACTCTGTAAGCAGTCGAGATAAGCCGTCCAGGAAATCGTCGTGTTTGATAACAATCAATGCAATGAGAGTTACTTTCAATACTGCGAGGAGTATCATAAAGAAAGCGTactgtaagaaaaataataataattacatataactgctcctataaaaagtaaaatagcaTTTTCGCTAtagtattcaaaatatttaaatgatgttcaaaataacaatttaccTTATTGACATTCATAACGTACACAAACAATAATTaaccaataatttttaaacaacggCGGTAAACGAGCatgaggctcacctgatggaaaataactaccaccgcccatggacacctaGAAAACTCGAGGGCTTACAGGTGCGTTACGAGACGTATATTAAAAGCTTTATTCTTTTGTCTACGTTACAATTAACGCGTACAGAGCATAGTCTAGCTAGAGTTTACTAATAACTTACAGTAACAAGCATGCACTGGCTTTCTTTAATCGCCCCACAGCATCCAAAGAAGCTCACGACGAAGACGATACAGCCGGCAACGATCGATATGACGGGTGCCATCTGGATTATTGTTGAGTCATCGAAGAGATCTGATACTCTTAGAACGGGTAGTTCGATTGCCACTCCCAGGCCTATCATTGCTACCCCAGCGAGCTGtagaattgttaaaaaaaaatttggagtcaatatatttttaagatcatATTATCTGCAAAACTGCAGCTACGCTTCTTCTTATAGTAATGATATAAGAGTACTACATAAACTACTTAAGTTATAAATTTTGTCAATGAGTGCAATTGTAGTTCCGATGACTATCactaaaattatactaaattgtaaatattcaaaaagAGCAACAACTCCTTATCGTTTGAGAGCGTGATTTATTCTTCAGATTATATTTAGCAAGTAGGAATTATTACggaaatataacattatatttgggTAAATAGGTACATGAGTACCCATATTTCTTTTGGCTGAATTTCGGTGTTGTTGTCCTGAACGATTTTGACCAAAGCGGCCATTCTCAAAGGAGACAAACCATCGCATAGGACATACTACAATGCACAAGTATGAAATTTAACACAGTGCACTTTCTCTGCCCTCACCCTTATAATCCGACGCGACGACACGACCGGAATTAGTTCATGGCTCAGGATATGGATTTATGTGTTTTCGAACAATTCTTTTTTAGTCCGATCAAAGATTTGACCCAAAACGAAAAAGGTTATCAACGTACAATAAGAAGCGCGCAAGTCGTATCTATTACAACGTCCACCTCTGGACAAAGACCTCTCAAGAACTACCACGATGGCATATCTTGCGCTATCCGTATCCAACGGCTTCTCGCGACCCTTGCAGAATCGTCGGGATATTATATTGCAACGCATATCGGGATCATTTTGGTACCCATGGAATAACAGCGTGATCATGATAACTTGCTTTGCTGTCAAAATAGTGACTATTTTTAATCGCAATTGAAaacttttaatgaatataatactcGTTCACGATCAATACGCGTGTGAGTATCATTTTTATCGTAATTCCTGATTTAATATCaaagtacataaaattaatactatataaagttaattaatttgttttcctACATATTCTTAATATCGTTGTCTATATCGACACATAAtgtgaaatatttcattttcatgaCGCACAGCTCTCGAAGAAAATCTGATAGGTAaagtgaatttttttaaatataagacacGCTAATCTGATGAACTATCAGAGTGATTCTAATTTCTGTTTGGTTATAGATATTACATTGAGGAAAGCATATGTAGGCTTGATAGTTTCGAACTACTATGTTAAAGAGCGATGCGATAACCATAAGGATCAACTAATCTGAAAAATCAACCTTCTCACTTATTTacaccttgggaacgaagatggaatggaatggaaaaccggaatacaataatacttagtattgttgtttagcggtagatgTGCTAGATTCCACCCAggccagacgagcttacacaaaaccGTACCACTTAGTAAACTAAAAGTAGCTTGTGTTTGTGTATAGTCTTGTGCATTTTTAAGAACCTATGAATTGACTTGCACTATCCGAAACTGTATATTActagccttctcctcaaaaatggagaggaggccttagcccagcagtgggacattaacaggctgttaatgtcccactgctgggctggtGTAACTGTTACTAATATATTACTAGTAATAAACGATGTCACTAGTGCATAGTTGTAAGGATATTTTTCACTCACCACAAAGAAAAGATTTGAAAGAAGCAAAATGTTTTTGCCAAAAGAACCAACACACCCCATCATACTCATGTTGAATGTGTAttcactttatattaaatagaaaaaaaaacaaaatgtgcgTTCCACCTTTGGTGTTTGTATGAACTGACATTTTGGTCAATAATTATGCTAGCTATCGCTATTGATAAGATTTTAAAACATGATTtcgaagatttatttttttgtatctcaTGGGAATGGATTATTATGACACCTTACTAACGCACGCGATGATTCATCGTGCTTATCGCTTGTCATTGTAAGTGTTATTTCAGTTCATGTATGTGTCTGCGTGATAGGGGAATCAAATCTAAGAAGATTTGATTCCCCTATCACCTGATACGAATGCATGCGCAATAGACAATAAAATTAGATAAGTAAAGATAAAGTGCTTTGGCTTATAAAGAAGACTGATATTTTTAACTTCGTTTATTAACAAATTCTAACATAACCTTCTTATACTATACAAGAATATAATTTTCAGCCAATCGCTATCCACgactggacataggcctctccgtGCCAAAGTCGGTTTTCTTCGTCTTCGGTCATCAGTCCAGCTGCCTTGAGGCCAATTTTGCAAGCTACAATTATAAGAATATACACATCATTGAAAAAAGCGTGAAGATCGTATTCGTTAGTACTATGGCACGAGGGTATCCCAGCTACCGTTCGTCGGGGTCGTGAGAGCATCGAGACGAAGCCTTCGTCGTCCCCTGTGAGATCGGCGTTTTCCCTTTCCGCTGAATCATTTTGGACCATGACGGCAGTGGCGTAGCATAGCACGAGCACCTAGTGCGGGGCCAGATTCGCCGCCCTCTTATTCATTCTAAAAAGAGCAGTATTGTTGAATAACACTAACCAGAAAATGACATTTTGTAGACAGAAACAACATATTTGCACACATAGATATAAGAATAAAAGatcattgatattttatttttttagaattggTGGGCGGAAGAGCacatgggccacttgatggtaagtggtcaccaaggtccatagacattggcgttgtaagaaatgttatccatcgcttacatcgccaaagcgccaccaaccttggtaactaagattttatgtcccttgtgcatgttattacactggctcactcacctttcaaaccggaacacaacaatatcaagtattgctgtttgtggtggaatatctgatgagtgggtggtaccaacccagacgagcttgcacacaaccctaccaccagtaaattatatattacatattattggtaatacattttttttaccacCACATGTAATATGCCGCCCCTGCCAAAGTGCCACCCGGTTCAAACCGACCGCTTGCTAGTTCACTGCATGACGTTCTTACAGAAGAAGggtacggccctccacgccaaTTCCCTGCAGAGCTTCGCTGATACGGAGTCTAGTAGAGTGAGATATCGTCCGTTCTCGCGGACTAGGATCTGATTTTccacataataaaatatcttggcTGAATgtgatgtaatattaaatatatataatagcaaaGTCGTCAAAAAAACACtattgctattttaatatataatatccctAAAAAACTGTctgtaaaagccgagatggcccagtggtaagagcgtgAATcaaaaccgatgatcgtgggttcaaacccgggcaagaatcactgaattttcacgtgcttaatttgtggttttaatttatctcatgcttgacggtgaaggaaaacatcgtgacaaattagatacatgcaggttgcatgtgtctaatttcactgaaattctgtcacatgtgtgttccaatgcaggttgcattggagcgtggtggaataagctccaaaaactttcccctcaaaaagggagaggaggcacacaaacaggctgttactgaaaaaGTTGTCTGTTCACCATCTTTAACCACTTTATAACTTCAATCAAcacgcattggagtagcgtgatggAAAAATTTCGCATTCTCAAGAGAATGCATGAGCACAGCACTGGAACTTTTACAAGCCCTAACTTAGCTTgaactttacaatttttttaatataagctattttgaattatattgtaGCCTTCGCAAGTTCTAAAGCTATAAGTTCTTATTTTACTCTTCCGAAAATTTGACTCGCTGGTAGAAACTAGCCATCGAACATAGGGCTCTTCCATGACtgttttagtaggtacttaataataattcgtatatgagaactagccaagtcagaccttaggcttcaatatattgtcctaagttataagaaaaatgatattttaagttgttataaatattttatgttgttataaataaatttcaggacagaccattgaacttggcacccatttagatgtCACATCTTTTGTCGtcgaagtcaacaaccaagctTTAACATAtccaataatgaaatttatatataccaatatatatataccaatttatatatatatacatatggtgCTATACCACaacgcaaaaaaaaacatcaaaactgatttataaacaaacactatgtaatgaaaaatattaagaattcattataaatgaaacaaaaaatgttgaaatatattagtgcaaattttaacatattcatACCAAACTATCCACTGACTAgagataacataaaaaagtatacaaaaaagtatttttactaataatttttttttatatagtttaggaatgcggacgagcatatgcgccacctgatggtaagtgatcactaacgcccatagacattggcattgtaagaaatgttgaccatcgcttacatagccaatgcgctaccaatcttgggaactaagatgttatgtcctttgtgcctgtaattacactggctcactcacccttcaaaccggaacacaaaaatatcaagtactgctattttgcggttgagtatctgatgagtgggtggtacctacccagacgagcttgcacagagcggtaccaccagtaatataattaaatataaaaaaataaaataaatagaatttgtatcgatgtcaaaatatattttcaatttaagggATTTAAATGGAAAATcatagttgttttttattttttattataaacatatatctcTTATGTTAACTATACTTAAGGTCTGCGTGCGCCCTCTGGGTAACTTACACTAAATATGAACTGTATACAATGCCAGTACTAAGTATTTAAAGTCGAAAaatcatcaattttaattaactttcatCAGTCGAAACGTGATTTTGAACATCCAACATGT
Coding sequences within it:
- the LOC126769724 gene encoding 23 kDa integral membrane protein-like gives rise to the protein MAALVKIVQDNNTEIQPKEIWLAGVAMIGLGVAIELPVLRVSDLFDDSTIIQMAPVISIVAGCIVFVVSFFGCCGAIKESQCMLVTYAFFMILLAVLKVTLIALIVIKHDDFLDGLSRLLTESFINDPLDFQNIERIFVCCGPLGPASYLNVTLPDSCCLRPVCTVLNSFKGCDKVIEDFFYVIGLATIIIAGIVAVFEVKTSVFT